The Pseudomonas putida nucleotide sequence CATAGTCGTCCAGCTCGAAGATCAAGCGCGTGTCACATACTTGCTTGAGCTCTGTCAGGCGTTTGATGTCATTGGGCGAATAGCGGTACTGCATGATCAAGGTGTCTGCTTTTTCCCGAGCCAGCTCGACCGGGCTCGGCATCTTGAACGTGAGACGCCCCTGGACATAACTGGCACGCTCAAGCTCACTGAACGGCTGTATGACCCGGTAGTGACCTACACCCGAGGTATTGCGCGCCACCGCCAATACCGAGTGTGTGGCTTTAGCGATGAAGGGGTCCCAGCCACCGCGCACGCCTGGCTCCAGATTGAAACTGATCAGGTTCAGGCTCAAGTTGGGGTTATAAGCCGGATCGTTGGCCACCTTGCTCAACCAGCGCTGGTAGAAAGCTTGTCGACCCTGAGCTTGCGCAGACTCGTCTGCTTCAACCGGTGTACGGGATGTAACCACTGCCAGTTTGGCGTAGGGCGTCCAGACCACCAGGTAGCCTTGTTCACGTGCCCGAAGGCATAGGTCAGCATCGCTCCAGGCATGAGGCATAGCCTGCACATCCAGACCCTGCAGTGTCTCGAACAGCTCACGCCGCACCAACAGGCAATCCAGGCTCAACGCGCTCCAGTTCTGCACTTGGTTCAACCGGTCCAAGGGATTGCTACGGGTGCCAGCCCCCCACTGGAATGGGTTACCAGCCGGCCCACGGAAGCCAAGCACCAAAGCGCCGGAGGCGATACTACCATCCTGGCCGAACAGCTTTGGCCCTACCACCCCGACCTCAGGGCGCTGCGCTTGGAGCATCAGTTCTTGCAACCACGGGCCATCGAATGCGACACAGCCTACATCGAGCATTAGCAGGAACTCGCCATGGGCGTACCTGCAGGCCTGGTTCAGGCTCGCCACTCGCCCCTGGGCCTGAACCTCCACCACCCGCAGTGAAGCGACGGCCAATCCGCCCATCATGCTCAGCCATTCACGCACATCGAGCGGCTCGTCGCCGTTGGCGATTAGCAGGACCTCGTAGGCGTCATAGCGCGTGTGTTCGAACAGCGCTTCCACACAACGACGTAACGCCAAAACATCATGTCCCGCATGAACCAGGATCGATACACCCGCCGAGTGCGTGCTTCGGTAATGCACGCGCGACATCATGCAGCCTGGTATAGCCTCAACCAAAGCCTCGACACCCAACCGCTGCAAGTGCGATTCCACCACTACAGAGGCTTCCGCCTGCCCTTGCGGGTCGGCCAACCAATCGGCGTAGGTGTACTGACACTGCACCAGCAATTCGGCAACATGCTCCACCACGTGCACGCCGTATCCTTCGACCAGGCGCCATAGCAGATCGTGAGGGGCCAGGCGCACGAAACGCTCATCGAACCCATGCACGCCACGAACCGCCTCGCACTTGAACGCCAACAGGCGCCCGACGTAGGGCTGGCTGCGCATAAGGTCCAGATTGAAATCAGGCTTGAACACCGGGTCGCTAGACAAGCGTCCGTCGTAAGCTCCCTCATCCGTGTACAGACATAGGCTGTCGGCACGCAGAGCCATACGCTCGGCCATGAGCAGTAACGCTTGCGGGTGCAGGCGATCGCCAGCGCGCAAGAGGAAGACCCAGTCGGAGCGCGGATCATCGATCATCAATTGGTTGAGCAGTGCAGCATCCGATCCCGGCGAGGGCAGGTATTCGATGCCAGATCTTTGCGAGTGCGCATAGGCTGCCCCCACCACGCAAGTGCGGCCAGCAGCATAGGATTGGGTCGCCAGGCTGTCTAAAGTGGCGCCTAAAGCAAGATCGTCACAGCCCTCAGCGAATATCACAGCCAAGATACTTGGCCGTTGTGGCCACTGCTCGATGCGTCTGGCCAACAACCCCGCCTGGCCTTGGCTCAGGGTGCGGCATTCAAGCCATTGTGAATACAGCTCGGTGAAGCTAAGGCTGTCGGTACCAACCTGCAGCTTGAAGTCATCCATCTGCTCGGCGAAGGCACTGCGCAGGTTCATCTCTTCCCAGACGGGCTCGGTCTCATCGCCAAATGCCTGCAACGGCAAAAACCTCACCCAGCCTTTCGCAGGGGCTGCCTCGCCGGTACGAGCTTGCAACATTTGCAACAGCCAAGAGCTCTCCGCCTTGGCAGCCTCGGTCATGGATACGTGATGACTCAGGCGCCCCGGATGCACCCGTTCCACGCTCAATATCTGAGCCAGGCTACACAAGTGACCACGCCGCAGCAGGCATATGTAAAGCGCCATGTCCACGCGGGCGCGGAAGCCTCCCTCATGCACCAACGTCGCCAGGTACGCCTCGACCTGCGCCCGGCGGAACAAGGCATGACTGATGCCGCCGAACAAATTGATTGCATTGTCGCTCACGCAATCGAGCAGATCGGTTCCGTGGAGCACCGCATTACTGGACGAGATCAGCCAGTTGAGCATACGCGGGGGCAGCGGCGCTTCATCCGCATCGCACAGCAATCGCTGGTTGCTCACCACAGTGACCGAGGCGTGTTCGATCAAGACCTGGGCCTGCTGTGTGATGCAACAGGCAAGCAGGCTATCGTCGTCGCAGAGGAACTTGATCAGCTCGCCTCGCGACTGCGCCAGGCACGCCAGCAGGTTGTGAGCGAACCCCAGGTTCCGCGAGTTACGCACATAGCGCAGGGGCACTGTCGTGGCACTGGCAAACGCCTCGCAGACTGCCTCGATTTCGCCTCCTGCGCTGTCGTCGCAGACGACGATTTCCAGGTTCGGGTAGTCTTGGGCGAGGGCACTGCCAAGAGCACCTTGGAAAAACTCACTGTTGAACGCCGCAATGGCGATAGTGACAAGAGGTTGTGCCTTCACGCGCGCTCACTTAGCGGGGTGACCACTCGGCTAAAGGTTCACCCCTCTCAAAAAACAGAAATTTGCGGCTCGATCAGATGTAGTTGATCAGCGACAGACCCGCGATCTTGGCATACGACTGCAGGGACGCCTGCAGCATGTTCTTCTGCATCTCGAGGCGCAGCATCACTTCAGCCGGGTCGCTTTCGCGGATCGAACTCTGAGTCTTCTTGTTCTCGGTGCTCAGCGCTTCGTTGGTCTCAGCCTGAACATCAAGCGCCTGCCCACGACCACCGATGGAAGAAATTGACGATGAAACCTGGTTGGTCGCACTGGCAATGTTGCCAACAGCGGAATCCAGGGAGGCCAGGAAGTTCTGCCGGGCCACGGGGTCACTATCTTGCGGTGTATTCAGCGCGGTACGGAGCTGGCTGATGGTATCGAGGACGTTTTGGGTCTGATGCGTATTGACCTTGATCGCGAACGAATCACCAGCACTCGGCGCTCCCGACAACTCAAAGCTCACGCCGGCTGCGGTGGCAGTAGTACCCGAAAGACTGCCGGTGGAGATCGGCCGACTATCGGCGGTTACCGGTGCCGAATAGAGCTCGAAATCTGTCGCACTAGTGAACTTGAGTACCGCGCCTGCGCCTGGGAAGGCGGCATTGTAGGCGGCGGGATCGCTAATGCTGGCGTCGGTGATCTGCGCTGTCGAGGTGTTACCAGGGCTGCGAGTGCCAGCAATGGAGTCGGCCTTGGAGCTCAGGCTGAATGTGTGACCGGCGATCGCGGCATCCGGATTGGCTTCGTCACCTGCCTGGAAGGTGATTTTCAGGCGCATATCGACGCCTCGGAAGCTGATGGTGGTGTTTTCGCCATCGGGCTTGAACGTGCCACCCTGGCTGGCTTCCAACGTTACATCGTTGCCACCGGCATCCAGAATTTTGTACTGGGTA carries:
- a CDS encoding glycosyltransferase, with product MKAQPLVTIAIAAFNSEFFQGALGSALAQDYPNLEIVVCDDSAGGEIEAVCEAFASATTVPLRYVRNSRNLGFAHNLLACLAQSRGELIKFLCDDDSLLACCITQQAQVLIEHASVTVVSNQRLLCDADEAPLPPRMLNWLISSSNAVLHGTDLLDCVSDNAINLFGGISHALFRRAQVEAYLATLVHEGGFRARVDMALYICLLRRGHLCSLAQILSVERVHPGRLSHHVSMTEAAKAESSWLLQMLQARTGEAAPAKGWVRFLPLQAFGDETEPVWEEMNLRSAFAEQMDDFKLQVGTDSLSFTELYSQWLECRTLSQGQAGLLARRIEQWPQRPSILAVIFAEGCDDLALGATLDSLATQSYAAGRTCVVGAAYAHSQRSGIEYLPSPGSDAALLNQLMIDDPRSDWVFLLRAGDRLHPQALLLMAERMALRADSLCLYTDEGAYDGRLSSDPVFKPDFNLDLMRSQPYVGRLLAFKCEAVRGVHGFDERFVRLAPHDLLWRLVEGYGVHVVEHVAELLVQCQYTYADWLADPQGQAEASVVVESHLQRLGVEALVEAIPGCMMSRVHYRSTHSAGVSILVHAGHDVLALRRCVEALFEHTRYDAYEVLLIANGDEPLDVREWLSMMGGLAVASLRVVEVQAQGRVASLNQACRYAHGEFLLMLDVGCVAFDGPWLQELMLQAQRPEVGVVGPKLFGQDGSIASGALVLGFRGPAGNPFQWGAGTRSNPLDRLNQVQNWSALSLDCLLVRRELFETLQGLDVQAMPHAWSDADLCLRAREQGYLVVWTPYAKLAVVTSRTPVEADESAQAQGRQAFYQRWLSKVANDPAYNPNLSLNLISFNLEPGVRGGWDPFIAKATHSVLAVARNTSGVGHYRVIQPFSELERASYVQGRLTFKMPSPVELAREKADTLIMQYRYSPNDIKRLTELKQVCDTRLIFELDDYAIAPPKKNDHARNQPGNVREMLAQAIGLCDRLVVSTEPLADALSSFHDDIRVVPNMLSASLWGELRSVRQTSARPRVGWAGGTSHRGDLELMLGVVQALADQVDWVFFGMCPPMLQPYIKEFYPNVPMVEYPQKLASLNLDLALAPLEQNLFNECKSNLRLLEYGVCGYPVICTDIKAYAGYLPCTRVRDNTTEQWLAAIRMHLADPQASYRQGDALREAVLRDYVLTPLHVQHWANAWLAD
- a CDS encoding flagellar hook-associated protein 3 — its product is MSVRISTSQFYNTNQANYQRTFSNVNKTSQEASDFLRVRTAADDPVGAARLLQLEQQQNMLGQYSDNVVNARNALGTAESTLNSIGTILQRVNELAISSGNGSFTDADRKANASELASLEDQLFTLMNSKDENGKYLFSGSKGDTAPYVRNADGTYSYQGDQGQLKLQVGDMISLAANETGYDAFEQALNTSRSQTQLVSPATDDGRVSLSNGQVSGSVTYNDRFRSGEPYSIQFTSSTQYKILDAGGNDVTLEASQGGTFKPDGENTTISFRGVDMRLKITFQAGDEANPDAAIAGHTFSLSSKADSIAGTRSPGNTSTAQITDASISDPAAYNAAFPGAGAVLKFTSATDFELYSAPVTADSRPISTGSLSGTTATAAGVSFELSGAPSAGDSFAIKVNTHQTQNVLDTISQLRTALNTPQDSDPVARQNFLASLDSAVGNIASATNQVSSSISSIGGRGQALDVQAETNEALSTENKKTQSSIRESDPAEVMLRLEMQKNMLQASLQSYAKIAGLSLINYI